Proteins encoded together in one Streptomyces sp. TLI_171 window:
- a CDS encoding DUF1684 domain-containing protein, protein MTTTTELDAFTRDWEEWHAAKDRALADPHGFLAVTGLHWLDAEPARFPDAPGAWSTGPEGVLVELDEGEELLVDGAPVQGRHLFGVLEERGGVYAQAGEAVIEVAKRGGHDIVRPRHPDNPLLRQFTRTPAYPADPRWSLTGRYLPFDAPRPVTVGAAVEGLQHVYDAPGEIEFTLPDGSVHRLTAFNGHLPGTLQVLFTDATSGVTTYAANRSLTIPAPSPDHRVTVDFNRATNLPCAYTDLATCPLPPAENRLPTAIEAGEQIPYERTTRP, encoded by the coding sequence ATGACCACCACCACCGAGCTGGACGCCTTCACCCGTGACTGGGAGGAGTGGCACGCCGCGAAGGACCGCGCCCTGGCCGACCCGCACGGCTTCCTCGCCGTCACCGGCCTGCACTGGCTGGACGCCGAACCGGCCCGCTTCCCCGACGCGCCCGGCGCCTGGTCGACCGGCCCGGAGGGCGTCCTGGTCGAGCTGGACGAGGGCGAGGAACTGCTCGTCGACGGCGCACCGGTGCAGGGGCGGCACCTGTTCGGCGTGCTGGAGGAGCGCGGCGGCGTGTACGCGCAGGCCGGTGAAGCGGTGATCGAGGTCGCCAAGCGCGGCGGCCACGACATCGTCCGGCCCCGCCACCCCGACAACCCGCTGCTGCGGCAGTTCACCCGCACCCCCGCCTACCCGGCCGACCCGCGCTGGTCGCTGACCGGCCGCTACCTGCCGTTCGACGCCCCGCGCCCGGTCACCGTCGGGGCGGCCGTCGAGGGCCTCCAGCACGTCTACGACGCGCCGGGCGAGATCGAGTTCACCCTCCCCGACGGCTCCGTGCACCGCCTCACCGCCTTCAACGGCCACCTCCCCGGCACCCTCCAGGTCCTGTTCACCGACGCCACCTCCGGCGTCACCACCTACGCCGCCAACCGCTCCCTCACCATCCCCGCCCCCTCCCCCGACCACCGCGTCACCGTCGACTTCAACCGCGCCACCAACCTCCCCTGCGCCTACACCGACCTGGCCACCTGCCCCCTCCCGCCCGCCGAGAACCGCCTGCCCACCGCGATCGAGGCCGGCGAGCAGATCCCCTACGAGCGCACCACCCGCCCGTAG
- a CDS encoding NtaA/DmoA family FMN-dependent monooxygenase (This protein belongs to a clade of FMN-dependent monooxygenases, within a broader family of flavin-dependent oxidoreductases, the luciferase-like monooxygenase (LMM) family, some of whose members use coenzyme F420 rather than FMN.), producing the protein MSKPLKQIHLAAHFPGVNNTTVWSDPAAGSQIEFSSFVHLARTAERAKFDFLFLAEGLRLREQNGLIYDLDVVGRPDTFTVLAALAAVTDRLGLAGTINSTFNEPYEVARQFATLDHLSAGRSAWNVVTSWDAFTGENFRRGGFLAEGDRYTRARRFLEASWRLFDSWRGDEILADRASGEFLSDPDAGRFAHQDDQFDIAGRFDVPRSPQGRPVIFQAGDSDQGREFAAASADAIFSRHGTLDAGQAFYADVKGRLARYGRTRDELKILPAVTFALGATDAEAHEKAELIRRQQVSGQTAIRLLEQLWNRDLSGYDPDGPLPEVDPLVGEHTVAQGRASVRMNRDPLALAREWRALAEAKGLSIRDLIIEVTGRQSFVGTPARVAEELNRFVQADASDGFILAPHLTPGGLDEFADTVVPLLQERGVFRTEYTGTTLREHLNLPNRRTEESI; encoded by the coding sequence ATGAGCAAGCCGCTCAAGCAGATCCATCTCGCCGCGCACTTCCCCGGCGTCAACAACACCACCGTGTGGAGCGACCCGGCGGCCGGCAGCCAGATCGAGTTCAGCTCCTTCGTGCACCTGGCGCGGACCGCCGAGCGCGCCAAGTTCGACTTCCTGTTCCTGGCCGAGGGCCTGCGGCTGCGCGAGCAGAACGGGCTGATCTACGACCTGGACGTGGTCGGCCGGCCGGACACCTTCACCGTGCTGGCGGCGCTGGCGGCCGTCACCGACCGGCTGGGCCTGGCCGGGACGATCAACTCGACCTTCAACGAACCGTACGAGGTGGCCCGGCAGTTCGCCACGCTGGACCACCTGTCGGCCGGCCGCTCGGCGTGGAACGTGGTGACCTCCTGGGACGCCTTCACCGGAGAGAACTTCCGCCGCGGCGGCTTCCTGGCGGAAGGCGACCGCTACACCCGGGCCCGCCGGTTCCTGGAGGCGTCCTGGCGGCTGTTCGACTCCTGGCGCGGCGACGAGATCCTCGCGGACCGGGCGAGCGGCGAGTTCCTGAGCGACCCCGACGCGGGCCGGTTCGCCCACCAGGACGACCAGTTCGACATCGCGGGGCGCTTCGACGTGCCGCGCAGCCCGCAGGGGCGTCCGGTGATCTTCCAGGCCGGCGACTCCGACCAGGGCCGGGAGTTCGCCGCCGCCTCCGCCGACGCGATCTTCTCCCGGCACGGCACCCTGGACGCCGGGCAGGCGTTCTACGCCGACGTGAAGGGCCGGCTGGCCCGCTACGGGCGCACCCGGGACGAACTGAAGATCCTGCCCGCGGTGACCTTCGCGCTGGGCGCGACGGACGCGGAGGCGCACGAGAAGGCCGAGCTGATCCGCCGTCAGCAGGTCAGCGGACAGACCGCGATCCGGCTGCTGGAGCAGCTGTGGAACCGGGACCTGTCCGGCTACGACCCGGACGGGCCGCTGCCGGAGGTCGATCCGCTGGTCGGCGAGCACACCGTCGCGCAGGGCCGGGCCTCGGTCCGGATGAACCGCGACCCGCTGGCGCTGGCCCGCGAGTGGCGGGCGCTCGCGGAGGCCAAGGGCCTCTCCATCCGCGACCTGATCATTGAGGTGACGGGCCGTCAGTCCTTCGTCGGCACGCCCGCCCGGGTCGCCGAGGAGCTGAACCGCTTCGTCCAGGCGGACGCCTCCGACGGCTTCATCCTGGCCCCGCACCTCACTCCCGGCGGACTGGACGAGTTCGCCGACACGGTCGTCCCGCTGCTCCAGGAGCGCGGCGTCTTCCGCACCGAGTACACCGGCACCACCCTGCGCGAGCACCTGAACCTGCCGAACCGCCGCACCGAGGAGTCGATATGA
- a CDS encoding LLM class flavin-dependent oxidoreductase — translation MPVPQSPVPLHLAVALDGAGWHPAAWREPEARPEELLTARYWADLAAEAERGLLDLLTFEDGLSLQSEHPFEPDARTDRVRGRLDSVLLAARIAPLTRHIGLLPTAVVTHTEPFHLSKAVATLDFVSGGRAGLRVKVSGRVDEAAHFGRRAAPALRLDALDDPAALAVLAAEFGEAEEYVEVLRRLWDSWEDDAEIRDAATGRFIDREKLHYIDFTGSRFSVRGPSITPRPPQGQPPVAALAHRGEPFRLAGRATDLAFTTPRDAADARAVLAEIRAAQADAGRAAETVHVFADLVVFLDERPGAAAARLERLNASAGSEYASDARIFAGTAAELADLIEELTTAGLTGFRLRPGALPYDLEQVTRALVPELQRRGLFRTAYEASTLRGLLGLPRPANRYAAAGA, via the coding sequence ATGCCCGTTCCGCAGTCCCCCGTCCCCCTGCACCTGGCCGTCGCGTTGGACGGCGCCGGTTGGCATCCCGCCGCGTGGCGGGAGCCGGAGGCCCGGCCCGAGGAGTTGTTGACCGCCCGGTACTGGGCGGACCTGGCGGCGGAGGCGGAGCGCGGCCTGCTCGACCTGCTGACCTTCGAGGACGGGCTGAGCCTGCAGTCGGAGCACCCGTTCGAGCCGGACGCGCGGACCGACCGGGTGCGCGGGCGGCTGGACTCGGTGCTGCTGGCGGCCCGGATCGCGCCGCTGACCCGGCACATCGGCCTGCTCCCGACGGCGGTGGTGACGCACACCGAGCCGTTCCACCTGTCGAAGGCGGTGGCGACCCTGGACTTCGTCAGCGGCGGCCGGGCCGGGCTGCGGGTGAAGGTGTCCGGGCGGGTCGACGAGGCCGCGCACTTCGGTCGCCGGGCCGCGCCCGCGCTGCGCCTGGACGCGCTGGACGACCCGGCGGCGCTGGCCGTGCTGGCGGCGGAGTTCGGCGAGGCCGAGGAGTACGTGGAGGTGCTGCGCCGGCTGTGGGACAGCTGGGAGGACGACGCGGAGATCCGCGACGCCGCCACGGGGCGGTTCATCGACCGGGAGAAGCTGCACTACATCGACTTCACCGGGTCCCGGTTCAGCGTCCGCGGCCCGTCGATCACCCCGCGTCCGCCGCAGGGCCAGCCGCCGGTGGCGGCGCTCGCGCACCGGGGCGAGCCGTTCCGGCTGGCCGGCCGCGCCACCGACCTGGCGTTCACCACCCCGCGCGACGCCGCCGACGCGCGGGCGGTGCTGGCCGAGATCCGCGCGGCGCAGGCGGACGCGGGCCGGGCGGCGGAGACCGTGCACGTCTTCGCCGACCTGGTGGTGTTCCTGGACGAGCGGCCCGGCGCGGCGGCCGCCCGGCTGGAGCGACTGAACGCGTCGGCCGGCTCGGAGTACGCGAGCGACGCCCGGATCTTCGCCGGGACGGCGGCCGAACTCGCCGACCTGATCGAGGAGTTGACGACGGCCGGGCTGACCGGGTTCCGGCTCCGCCCGGGCGCGCTGCCGTACGACCTGGAACAGGTCACCCGGGCCCTGGTGCCGGAGCTGCAGCGCCGCGGACTGTTCCGCACCGCCTACGAGGCGTCCACCCTGCGCGGCCTGCTGGGCCTGCCGCGCCCCGCCAACCGCTACGCCGCCGCCGGCGCCTGA
- a CDS encoding putative leader peptide → MTLTRRLHLDLLRVSSALCPAARPR, encoded by the coding sequence GTGACCTTGACCCGGCGGCTCCACCTCGACCTGCTGCGGGTCAGCAGCGCCCTCTGTCCGGCGGCCCGCCCGCGCTGA
- a CDS encoding GNAT family N-acetyltransferase, with translation MTLRTALPAADAPAVAVLDNPAWAALTGPHAHLAERVGLAARYPVDVSPFTALADPADPRAWQDLAALAGPPGSTVPVTAAEGAPDGWEVLESGAGVQLLATALRTEPAPEAVRLGPADVPEMLDLVARTRPGPFLPRTVLLGDYLGLREDGRLIAMAGERLRLPGWTEISAVCTDPAHRGRGLATRLVRAVAHGIEQRGDTPFLHTAADNAAAIRLYRSLGFTLRRRTAFLLVRTPGGEPR, from the coding sequence GTGACCCTCCGCACCGCGCTGCCCGCCGCCGACGCCCCCGCCGTGGCCGTCCTGGACAACCCCGCGTGGGCCGCGCTCACCGGCCCGCACGCCCATCTCGCCGAACGGGTCGGCCTCGCCGCCCGCTACCCCGTCGACGTCTCGCCGTTCACCGCGCTCGCCGACCCGGCCGACCCGCGCGCCTGGCAGGACCTCGCCGCCCTCGCCGGGCCGCCCGGCAGCACCGTGCCGGTCACCGCCGCCGAAGGAGCGCCCGACGGCTGGGAGGTCCTGGAGTCCGGCGCGGGCGTCCAACTCCTCGCCACCGCGCTGCGCACCGAGCCCGCGCCCGAGGCCGTCCGGCTCGGGCCCGCGGACGTCCCCGAGATGCTCGACCTGGTCGCCCGGACCCGCCCCGGGCCGTTCCTGCCGCGCACCGTGCTGCTCGGCGACTACCTCGGCCTGCGCGAGGACGGACGCCTGATCGCGATGGCCGGCGAACGCCTGCGACTGCCGGGCTGGACCGAGATCAGCGCCGTCTGCACCGACCCCGCCCACCGCGGCCGCGGCCTCGCCACCCGCCTGGTCCGCGCCGTCGCCCACGGCATCGAACAGCGCGGCGACACCCCGTTCCTGCACACCGCCGCCGACAACGCGGCCGCGATCCGGCTGTACCGGTCACTCGGCTTCACGCTGCGCCGCCGCACCGCGTTCCTGCTGGTCCGCACCCCCGGCGGAGAGCCGCGGTGA
- a CDS encoding LLM class flavin-dependent oxidoreductase, with amino-acid sequence MTAFHWFLPTGGDARDLGGAAHGTGIGGPAAATADRPATLGYLTQLARAADELGFEGVLTPTGAHCEDAWITTAALIAATRRLKFLVAFRPGLVEPALAAHTAATFQRLSEGRLLLNVVAGGSDAEQRGYGDRLGHDARYARAAEFLDVVRTAWQGRPYDHHGPHYRIDGGHLHRPPEPAPRVYFGGSSAPALAVAARHADTYLTWGEPVPQVAAKIARVRELAAAHGRAPRFGLRIHVLSRDTEERARQDAEALIAGLDAAAVTAAQQRLRTLESVGQRRMLALHDGDRDRLWIAPGLWAGIGLVRGGAGTALVGSHQQVADRLAEYRAAGIDEFVLSGYPHLEEAYTFAERVRPLL; translated from the coding sequence GTGACCGCCTTCCACTGGTTCCTGCCCACCGGCGGAGACGCCCGCGACCTCGGCGGCGCCGCGCACGGCACCGGCATCGGCGGGCCCGCCGCGGCCACCGCCGACCGCCCCGCGACGCTGGGCTACCTCACCCAACTCGCCCGGGCCGCCGACGAGCTGGGCTTCGAGGGGGTGCTCACCCCGACCGGCGCGCACTGCGAGGACGCCTGGATCACCACCGCCGCGCTGATCGCCGCCACCCGCCGTCTGAAGTTCCTGGTCGCCTTCCGGCCCGGCCTGGTCGAACCCGCGCTCGCCGCCCACACCGCCGCCACCTTCCAACGGCTCTCCGAGGGGCGGCTGCTGCTCAACGTGGTGGCGGGCGGCAGCGACGCCGAACAGCGCGGCTACGGCGACCGGCTCGGCCACGACGCGCGCTACGCCCGCGCCGCGGAGTTCCTCGACGTGGTCCGCACCGCCTGGCAGGGCAGGCCCTACGACCACCACGGCCCCCACTACCGGATCGACGGCGGCCACCTGCACCGACCGCCCGAACCCGCCCCGCGGGTCTACTTCGGCGGCTCCTCCGCCCCCGCCCTCGCGGTCGCCGCCCGGCACGCCGACACCTACCTCACCTGGGGCGAACCCGTGCCGCAGGTCGCCGCGAAGATCGCCCGGGTCCGCGAACTCGCCGCCGCGCACGGCCGCGCACCGCGCTTCGGCCTGCGGATCCACGTCCTCAGCCGGGACACCGAGGAGCGGGCCCGCCAGGACGCCGAAGCCCTGATCGCCGGCCTCGACGCCGCCGCCGTCACCGCCGCCCAGCAACGCCTGCGCACCCTGGAGTCCGTCGGCCAGCGCCGCATGCTCGCCCTGCACGACGGCGACCGGGACCGCCTCTGGATCGCCCCCGGCCTGTGGGCCGGCATCGGCCTGGTCCGCGGCGGCGCGGGCACCGCCCTGGTCGGCTCCCACCAGCAGGTCGCCGACCGCCTCGCCGAGTACCGGGCCGCCGGCATCGACGAGTTCGTCCTCTCCGGCTACCCCCACCTCGAGGAGGCCTACACCTTCGCCGAACGGGTCCGCCCGCTGCTCTGA
- a CDS encoding PP2C family protein-serine/threonine phosphatase codes for MPADTPPLNLGEELLERFLTAGRTLDPRDAPRIAEQYTRDLGLGSSAVYLADIQQNRLVSLAGGPDLAIDDTLAGSAFRSGSLRVAEDTGTGLIAWFPLTDGAERLGVMGLRTPALDRESIRRCRLLAAVLAMVITSKRDVSDSYAHGTRADTMSLPSEMLRAFLPPRTVCTDRAISTAVLEPAYRLGGDAFEHSLADGVLHAAVLDAMGHDLASGLTAALALAACRNARRNGADVPDLVDTIDEALHRWFPDRFATGVFLRLDIATGTLHWSNCGHPPPLLIRGGEVVADALAGPEELPLGLARLGTARRSVQTASLKPGDRLLIYTDGVVDAKGAHHEFFGLDRFTDFVIRATAAGEPAPEALRRLMHAILEHQPEGLTDDATIMMIEWQPAVPPLLDNTRPHPTTW; via the coding sequence ATGCCTGCCGACACGCCGCCGCTGAACCTCGGCGAGGAACTGCTGGAGCGGTTCCTCACCGCCGGACGCACCCTCGACCCGCGGGACGCCCCGCGCATCGCCGAGCAGTACACCCGTGACCTCGGCCTCGGGTCGAGCGCCGTGTACCTGGCCGACATCCAGCAGAACCGCCTGGTCTCGCTCGCCGGCGGCCCCGACCTGGCCATCGACGACACGCTGGCGGGCTCGGCGTTCCGCAGCGGCTCGCTGCGGGTCGCCGAGGACACCGGGACCGGCCTGATCGCCTGGTTCCCGCTCACGGACGGCGCGGAGCGCCTCGGCGTGATGGGCCTGCGCACCCCGGCCCTCGACCGGGAGTCGATCCGGCGCTGCCGGCTGCTCGCCGCCGTGCTCGCCATGGTGATCACCTCCAAGCGCGACGTCAGCGACAGCTACGCGCACGGCACCCGCGCCGACACCATGAGCCTGCCGTCCGAGATGCTCCGCGCCTTCCTCCCCCCGCGCACCGTCTGCACCGACCGGGCGATCTCCACCGCCGTCCTCGAACCCGCCTACCGGCTGGGCGGCGACGCGTTCGAGCACTCGCTCGCGGACGGGGTGCTGCACGCCGCCGTGCTGGACGCCATGGGCCACGACCTCGCCTCCGGACTGACTGCCGCGCTGGCCCTCGCGGCCTGCCGCAACGCCCGCCGCAACGGCGCCGACGTCCCCGACCTGGTCGACACCATCGACGAGGCGCTGCACCGCTGGTTCCCCGACCGCTTCGCCACCGGCGTCTTCCTCCGCCTGGACATCGCCACCGGCACCCTGCACTGGTCCAACTGCGGCCATCCGCCGCCGCTGCTGATCCGCGGCGGCGAGGTGGTCGCCGACGCGCTCGCGGGCCCGGAAGAACTCCCCCTCGGCCTGGCCCGCCTCGGGACCGCCCGCCGCTCGGTGCAGACCGCCTCCCTGAAGCCCGGCGACCGGCTGCTGATCTACACCGACGGCGTCGTCGACGCGAAGGGCGCCCACCACGAGTTCTTCGGCCTGGACCGCTTCACCGATTTCGTCATCCGCGCCACCGCCGCCGGTGAGCCCGCTCCCGAGGCGCTGCGCCGCCTGATGCACGCCATCCTGGAGCACCAGCCCGAGGGCCTCACCGACGACGCCACCATCATGATGATCGAATGGCAGCCCGCCGTCCCGCCCCTCCTCGACAACACCCGCCCGCACCCCACCACTTGGTGA
- a CDS encoding MauE/DoxX family redox-associated membrane protein — protein MTAERSARLLGGLLLAAGVAHFAAPRPFDAIVPRSLPGTPRTWTRASGVAELAVGAAVLHPRSRRAGALAAAGLFTAVFPANVKMAYDWRHRPAPLRAAAVARLPLQVPLIAWALRVSRG, from the coding sequence ATGACCGCCGAACGTTCCGCCCGCCTGCTGGGCGGACTGCTGCTGGCGGCGGGCGTCGCGCACTTCGCCGCGCCCCGGCCGTTCGACGCGATCGTCCCGCGCAGCCTGCCCGGCACGCCCCGCACCTGGACCAGGGCCAGCGGGGTCGCCGAACTCGCCGTCGGCGCGGCCGTGCTCCACCCGCGCAGCCGCCGGGCCGGCGCGCTGGCCGCCGCCGGACTGTTCACCGCGGTCTTCCCCGCCAACGTGAAGATGGCCTACGACTGGCGTCACCGCCCGGCCCCGCTCCGGGCCGCCGCCGTGGCCCGCCTCCCCCTCCAGGTCCCGCTGATCGCCTGGGCCCTCCGGGTCTCCCGCGGCTGA
- a CDS encoding alpha/beta fold hydrolase, with protein sequence MSLQRTAQPSPTVTEAGAGRPVLILHGGGGPGTVAGLTDHLSRTAHTLTAVHPGWDGTELPAGITSMADLAASYLALLHDRELRDVLVVGSSLGGWIAAEMATQDDGGTVGGLVLINAVGIAVEGEPIADVFALDARGLAEHSWHRPDRYHVDPAALPPAELARRRGNAATMRALAGDPYMHDPGLRARLARVRVPALLVWGESDRVATPAYGAAYARAFADGRFVTVPEAGHLPHIEQPAATFAHLDALLRRPA encoded by the coding sequence ATGAGCCTCCAGCGAACCGCGCAACCGTCCCCGACCGTCACCGAGGCCGGCGCCGGCCGTCCCGTGCTGATCCTGCACGGCGGCGGCGGGCCGGGGACCGTGGCCGGCCTGACCGACCACCTGTCCCGTACCGCGCACACCCTCACGGCCGTCCACCCCGGCTGGGACGGCACCGAACTCCCGGCCGGGATCACCTCCATGGCCGACCTCGCCGCCTCCTACCTGGCCCTGCTCCACGACCGGGAGCTGCGGGACGTGCTGGTGGTCGGCTCCTCGCTCGGCGGGTGGATCGCCGCCGAGATGGCCACCCAGGACGACGGGGGGACGGTCGGCGGCCTGGTCCTGATCAACGCCGTCGGCATCGCGGTCGAGGGCGAGCCGATCGCGGACGTCTTCGCCCTGGACGCCCGCGGTCTGGCCGAGCACTCCTGGCACCGCCCCGACCGGTACCACGTCGACCCCGCCGCCCTGCCGCCCGCCGAACTCGCCCGCCGCCGGGGCAACGCGGCCACCATGCGGGCGCTGGCCGGCGACCCGTACATGCACGACCCCGGTCTGCGGGCGCGCCTGGCCCGGGTGCGGGTGCCCGCGCTGCTGGTCTGGGGCGAGAGCGACCGCGTCGCCACCCCCGCGTACGGCGCCGCCTACGCCCGGGCCTTCGCCGACGGCCGCTTCGTCACCGTCCCCGAGGCCGGTCACCTGCCGCACATCGAGCAGCCCGCCGCCACCTTCGCGCACCTGGACGCCCTGCTGCGCCGCCCGGCGTGA
- a CDS encoding MarR family winged helix-turn-helix transcriptional regulator, producing MHPEPHVLGRAVKQVQYRQHRALDSALAAAGTTLAQWDALRAIGHRPGASARELAAVTFQTEQSFGTLAGRLTAQGLIERRPGHGRRLEHHLTPAGEQVRAAGSRVADEVLAAHFAPLAPADRATLLRLLDRLTGEDAVPLVP from the coding sequence ATGCACCCTGAGCCCCACGTCCTCGGCCGCGCGGTCAAGCAGGTCCAGTACCGCCAGCACCGCGCCCTGGACAGCGCGCTGGCGGCCGCCGGCACCACCCTCGCCCAGTGGGACGCGCTGCGCGCGATCGGCCACCGCCCCGGCGCCTCGGCACGCGAGCTCGCCGCCGTCACCTTCCAGACCGAGCAGTCCTTCGGCACCCTGGCCGGCCGCCTGACCGCCCAGGGACTGATCGAGCGCCGCCCCGGCCACGGACGGCGCCTCGAACACCACCTCACCCCGGCCGGCGAGCAGGTCCGCGCGGCGGGCAGCCGCGTCGCGGACGAGGTGCTGGCCGCGCACTTCGCCCCGCTGGCCCCCGCGGACCGGGCCACCCTGCTCCGGCTGCTCGACCGGCTGACCGGGGAGGACGCCGTACCGCTCGTACCCTGA